Below is a window of Halolamina sp. CBA1230 DNA.
GGTTCCGCCTGAGGGAGAGGAGAGCCCCACCTACGAGGGGTACGGGAAGTACGTCGTCGAGGTCCCCTACGAGTTCACGACCGAGCACGGGATCGAGGTCGGCGACCGTGCCGAGATCCCCGAGGGGAACCGGACCGCCGTGCCGACCACGGAGGCCAACGCATGAGTGAACACGACGCCGTCGACGCGCTGGCCGACCGCGAGGGCTGGGTCGCCGAGGAGTTCGCCGCCCGCGTCCACTACCGCGGCGACGGCGACCGCTACAGCGTCGAGTACTACGCGCCCAGCGACTGCGTGCTCTACTGGAAAGTCAAAGGCGACGGCGAGACCGCCGTTCCCGTCGGCCGCGACACCGTCCCCGACCCGCTGCGTGCGCGGATCCGCGAGGACCTCGACGCTGTCGGCGTCGATCCGGCGGTCGAGCAACGGTCGCTGTGAGTGTCGTCCACGCGACCCACACCACCGGAAGCTACTTTCTTCCCCAGAACGCTCGACCGATACCGGTGATTTCCGCCGCGTCACTCCCGAACGACGTGTTTCGATTCGTAAAGGTTTTTGAATACCCCTCGCGTCTCGGAGAGTAAGTAATGTCACACCCCGCTGACGAAGACGACCCCTTCGAGGATATCCGTCAGAAGACGGATAACCCCATGCGGCGGCTGTTCGAGGAGTACGGCGTGCCGAACGCGTTCTACTTCGTCGTCGGCTTCTTCGGCAGCGTCGCGGCTCGCGTCCTCGACCTGCTTCCCCCGCTGATCCTCGGGATCGCGATCGACGCCGTGTTCCGCGACGACGCCCCCTACGACCTCCCGCTAGTCCCCCAGAGCTTCATCCCGAACGGGACGACCGAGCAGTTCTGGTTCAGCATCGGCATCCTCGCGTTCGCCTTCTTCGGCGGTTCGGCGTTCCACTGGGTGCGCAACTGGGGCTGGAACTCCTTCGCCCAGCACATCCAGCATCAGGTCCGAACGGACACGTACGACAAGATGCAGCGGCTCAACATGGACTTCTTCGCCGAGAAGCAGACCGGCGAGATGATGTCCATCCTCTCGAACGACGTGAACCGGCTCGAACGGTTCCTCAACGAGGGGATGAACTCCATGTTCCGGCTCACGGTGATGGTGATCGGCATCGCGGCCATCATGTTCTGGATGAACCCCCGACTCGCGGTGGTGTCGCTGGTGCCCGTGCCGGTCATCGCCGTCATCACCTGGAAGTTCATCGACATCATCCAGCCCAAGTACGCCGACGTGCGCCAGACGGTCGGTCACCTCAACAGCCGCCTCGAGAACAACCTCGGCGGCATCAAGGTGATCAAGACGTTCAACACCGAGCGCTTCGAGTCCGACCGCGTCGACGACGTCTCCCAGGAGTACTTCGACGCCAACTGGGACGCGATCGAGACCCGAATCAAGTTCTTCCCCGCGCTGCGGGTGATCGCCGGCGTCGGCTTCGTGATCACGTTCGCGGTCGGCGGGCTCTGGGTGCTCGGCGAGGCGCCGGTGTGGATCACCGGCGGCCAGGAGACGCTGCGGGCCGGGACGTTCGCCTCCTTCATCCTCTACACCCAGCGGTTCATCTGGCCGATGGCGCAGTTCGGCTCGATCATCAACATGTACCAGCGGGCTCGCGCCTCCAGCGCCCGGATGTTCGGGCTGATGGACACGCCCTCCCGGATCGTCGAGGACCCCAACGCCGAGGAGCTCGAGGTCACGGAGGGCCACGTCGAGTACGACGACGTGAGCTTCGGCTACGACGAGGAGGAGACCATCATCGAGGACATCAACTTCGAGGTCGAGGGCGGCGAGACGCTCGCGCTGGTCGGTCCGACGGGCGCCGGGAAGTCGACGGTGCTGAAGCTCCTGCTCCGGATGTACGACGTGAACGAGGGGTCGATCGAGATCGACCGCCAGGACATCCGCGACGTGACCATCCCCTCGCTCCGCCAGAAGCTCGGCTACGTCTCCCAGGACACGTTCATGTTCTACGGGACGGTGTCGGACAACATCGAGTACGGCACGTTCGACGCCGACCACGAGGAGGTCGTCGAGGCCGCGAAAGCCGCTGAGGCCCACGAGTTCATCATGAACCTCCCCGAGGGGTACGAGACCGAGATCGGGGAGCGCGGCGTGAAGCTCTCGGGCGGGCAGCGCCAGCGGCTCTCGATCGCCCGCGCGATCCTGAAGGACCCGGAGATCCTCGTGCTCGACGAGGCGACCTCCGACGTCGACACGGAGACGGAGATGCTGATCCAGCGCTCCATCGACAAGCTGACCGAGGACCGCACCACGTTCGCGATCGCCCACCGGCTGTCGACGATCAAGGACGCCGACCAGATCCTCGTGCTGGAGGACGGCCAGATCGCCGAGCGCGGCACCCACGAGGAGCTGATCTCGAAGGACGGACTGTACGCCCACCTCTGGGGCGTGCAGGCCGGCGAGATCGACGAGCTCCCCCAGGAGTTCATCGAGCGCGCCCAGGAGCGCCACGCGCAGGCCGACGTCGACGTGGACGACGACTAGGGAACTTCGTTGGCGCAGACGCCTTTCTCGGGAACCGTTCTTTCCTCGTTTCGACTGCGAACAGAACCACGGACTCCGTTGGTTCGACCGCGAACACGACCGCGGAGTGAGCATGGCCACTTGTGACCGCACCGCCCGCACAGCCCACACTGCTCGCGGCTCACTTCGTTCGCCGCTCGCTATCGAGGCGGTTTGCCTCGCCTGCGGCGAGTTTTCCCGCCTCGCTTCCTCCCCAGCCGACTCCCTCCCTCGCTGGCGCTCGGTCAGTCGTCCCTCGCGCTGTCGTACGGGCGACCCGTGCGTCGCCCGTACGGCCTGTGGGACCTTCGGTCCCACTCTGACTCGCACACGGAGGTGCTCGCGCTTCGCGCCGACCGCCGCCGCGGTGCGGTCGCGGTGGACGCCGCGGCCTCGCAACGGTCGCGAGGCCGCGCGGGGAGGGGTGGGGACTCGGTGCAGCGCCGTTGACGAGAATCTTTGATTCTCGTCTGCCAATCAGAAATCTCCGATTTCTGATGATGGACCTCGTGTCCGGCGCACTGCGGTCACAAGTGGTCAACGATCGAGATGCTGTTGCTGTTGACTGGGTGAGACACCGTGGCGATACGCCGCCGAACCGAGAAAACTGCTGTCGCAGTCACCGAACGAAAAACGACCGCCTCAGTCGTCCAGATACTCCCCGACGAACAGCTCCACGCGCTCGCGGGTCTCCGGGGGAATCGCCTCCGTCGGCGTGTTGATCGTCCCCTCCAGCGAACTGTGACAGCTACACTCGTGGTCCTCGGGGAACGCCCGGATCGCCTCCTCGATGGCGGCCTTGATCGCGTCCTCGTTGGCGCTGGCGTTCTCCAGCACCTCCTGCAGCGTCACCTCGTGGTCCTCCTTCCAGACGTCGTAGTCGGTGACGCCCGCAAGCGTCGCGTAGCACATCTCGGCCTCCCGAGCCAGCTTCGCTTCGGGGATCGCGGTCATGCCGACGATATCCCACCCCTGCTCGCGGTAGAACTCCGACTCGGCCTTCGTGGAGTACTGCGGCCCCTCGATACAGACGTAGGTGCCGCCCTCCTCGACGCCGGCGTCCGTGTCGACCCGCTCGGCGGCGTCGCTGAGGTGGTCGACCATCTCCGGGCAGTACGGCTGGGCGAACGGCTGGTGGACGACGATCCCGTCGCCGAAGAAGGAGAGGTCGCGGTGTTTCGTGCGGTCATAGATCTGGTCCGGCACGACGAGCGTCCGCGGCGGCAGGTCCTCGCGCAGGCTCCCCACCGCGTTGGTCGCGAGCACGTGGGTGACGCCGACCTGCTTCAGCGCGTAGATGTTCGCGCGGTAGGGGAGGTTCGTCGGCGAGTGCTGGTGGTCCGGGCCGTGCCGGGGGAGGAACGCGACCTCGCGGTCGGTGTCGCCGAACTCGCCGATGGTGACCGGCGACGACGGCTCGCCGTACGGCGTCTGGATGGTGATCTCGCGGGTGTTGCTCAGCGGGAGCGCCTCGTAGATACCCGATCCGCCGATGAAGCCGATGGTCATGGGCGACCGTTCTCCCCCCAACGGAATAAACGGGGGCGGTTCGGCGGCAGTCGGGGATGCACCGTGCTACCGTCTGTTGCTCGTGTTCAAGACCCCCCGCGACTTTCGATACGTAATGAGTTCCTCCACGCACGCCGAACGCTCCTCGCTCACGCGGGGATCGCTGCTCCGCCCGCTGCTCGCCCTCGCGTGGCCGCTGGTGGCGATCCAGCTCCTTCAGGTCGCCTACAACCTCGTCGACACGATCTGGCTGGGCCGGCTCTCGGCGGACGCCGTCGGCGCGCTCAGCCTCGCCTTTCCGCTCGTGTTCCTCGTCATCTCCATCGGCGGCGGGTTCACCGCTGCGGGCGCGATCCTGGTCGCCCAGCACACCGGCGCGGGCGGCGATCGCGCGGCCGGCCGGATCGCGGGCCAGACGCTGGGCTTCGTGAGCCTCGTCGCCGTCGCGGTCGGCGCGGTCGGCTTCCTCGCAACCGGTCCGCTGCTCGCGATGCTGCCGACCGACCCCGCGACCGCCGAGCGGGTCGTCCCCTACGCCGCGGAGTACATGCGGGTGTTCTTCCTCGGATCGCCCGCGCTGTTCGGCTTCTTCGTGTTCACGGCGCTGATGCGCGGCGTCGGCGACACCCGCACGCCGCTGGTGGTGATGCTGCTCTCGGTCGTCGTCAACGTCGCGCTCGACCCGTTTCTCATCTTCGGCTGGTGGGCCTTCCCGCCGCTGGGCGTCGAGGGCGCCGCGATCGCGACGGTCACCTCACGCGCGATCGCGACGGTCGCGGGGCTGTACGTGCTGTTCGGCACCGATCTCGGGCCCGAGATCCACCTCCGCGACCTCGTCCCGAAACCCGGCCCGGTCCGCGAGATCGTCGAACTCGGCGTTCCCACGGCGCTGGAGCAGTCCGGCACCGCA
It encodes the following:
- the mtnP gene encoding S-methyl-5'-thioadenosine phosphorylase, encoding MTIGFIGGSGIYEALPLSNTREITIQTPYGEPSSPVTIGEFGDTDREVAFLPRHGPDHQHSPTNLPYRANIYALKQVGVTHVLATNAVGSLREDLPPRTLVVPDQIYDRTKHRDLSFFGDGIVVHQPFAQPYCPEMVDHLSDAAERVDTDAGVEEGGTYVCIEGPQYSTKAESEFYREQGWDIVGMTAIPEAKLAREAEMCYATLAGVTDYDVWKEDHEVTLQEVLENASANEDAIKAAIEEAIRAFPEDHECSCHSSLEGTINTPTEAIPPETRERVELFVGEYLDD
- a CDS encoding ABC transporter ATP-binding protein, whose amino-acid sequence is MSHPADEDDPFEDIRQKTDNPMRRLFEEYGVPNAFYFVVGFFGSVAARVLDLLPPLILGIAIDAVFRDDAPYDLPLVPQSFIPNGTTEQFWFSIGILAFAFFGGSAFHWVRNWGWNSFAQHIQHQVRTDTYDKMQRLNMDFFAEKQTGEMMSILSNDVNRLERFLNEGMNSMFRLTVMVIGIAAIMFWMNPRLAVVSLVPVPVIAVITWKFIDIIQPKYADVRQTVGHLNSRLENNLGGIKVIKTFNTERFESDRVDDVSQEYFDANWDAIETRIKFFPALRVIAGVGFVITFAVGGLWVLGEAPVWITGGQETLRAGTFASFILYTQRFIWPMAQFGSIINMYQRARASSARMFGLMDTPSRIVEDPNAEELEVTEGHVEYDDVSFGYDEEETIIEDINFEVEGGETLALVGPTGAGKSTVLKLLLRMYDVNEGSIEIDRQDIRDVTIPSLRQKLGYVSQDTFMFYGTVSDNIEYGTFDADHEEVVEAAKAAEAHEFIMNLPEGYETEIGERGVKLSGGQRQRLSIARAILKDPEILVLDEATSDVDTETEMLIQRSIDKLTEDRTTFAIAHRLSTIKDADQILVLEDGQIAERGTHEELISKDGLYAHLWGVQAGEIDELPQEFIERAQERHAQADVDVDDD
- a CDS encoding MATE family efflux transporter, with protein sequence MSSSTHAERSSLTRGSLLRPLLALAWPLVAIQLLQVAYNLVDTIWLGRLSADAVGALSLAFPLVFLVISIGGGFTAAGAILVAQHTGAGGDRAAGRIAGQTLGFVSLVAVAVGAVGFLATGPLLAMLPTDPATAERVVPYAAEYMRVFFLGSPALFGFFVFTALMRGVGDTRTPLVVMLLSVVVNVALDPFLIFGWWAFPPLGVEGAAIATVTSRAIATVAGLYVLFGTDLGPEIHLRDLVPKPGPVREIVELGVPTALEQSGTALAMVAATAMVATFPPAVVAAYGLGNRLISVVTLPAMGLSQAMDTAVGQNLGADEPERATRAMKLGAGLVVAVLSVVAVVVAMVPEPIVALFLPATTAGAVETIDHAATYLRIASVAFVFFGVFQVAMGTFRGAGNTTTALALSLLALWVVRLPATYLLAFPMGWGPTGVWTAVALGDIVGAIAAVAWLSRGTWKSAVVTTEPMSPTRNVPPPGDD